The DNA segment GGGCTCTCCAGTGGTTTCTCTGATGGGCTGAAGACCAGAGGTGTTGGGCTGAACGGTGGAGAAATCCCCCTTCCGTTCCCACACACCACTGGGCACAAAGGCAGCTGTGGGgcttccctgggctgcagtgccaggggcaTCCCAGCAAAGACCTGCTGGGACCTTCCCTGCCCCCCGGCTCTGTGACTCCCTTCgctgtgggcaggggcagagccctccccagggctggtgggtgACGTGGGGAGCTGAACTCCGGGCGCTGGCAGCGGGAACAACGGCCCCTTGTCGCGTTCCCTGGGAGCCAAAGATAGGAGCTGCATTGATCCCGTTGGCATCCAAAGCAGCTGGGAACATCCGCCAAGCCCGCCTGGGACTCTGCAGATAAACAGCACGtggggagcggggcgggccgggcaCTTTGGCTTCTTGCTGCCCCATTGggctccttttcttcttctccccttccccctcctcctcagcagcGCGTTCAAATCCCTCAGACAGCTACTGGGCACCGCCGAGGGGACCGGCCCAGGAGTGGGACAATAAAATCCCTGACACCACTGTTCAAGAGGCCTCGGGGGGGTGGAAGGCCAGGCCAGCTGCACGGGTATAAAGCTGTCCCAGGCTCCCAGCACGGCACTGCAGCACAGTTGTTTGCCAGGCTCCTCCAGCGCTCTCCAATGGATATCACCATTCATAACCCCCTGATCCGCAGACCCTTCTTTTCTTGGTTGGCACCGAGTCGTATCTTTGACCAGATTTTCGGGGAGCACCTGCAGGagtcagagctgctccctgttTCCCCCAGCTTCAGCCCCTTCCTGATGAGATCCCCCATCCTTCGGATGCCCAGTTGGCTAGAGACAGGACTCTCTGAGGTAATCTTTGCTTCTTCGTGCTCTTTGTTACCGCTGTGTGCACATCCCGCTGGCTCTGGAGCTGGACAcccaggagagctgagagctTGGAAGCTGCTTGGAGGTGGTTATTTAGGAGAAGGCTGGGGGAAAGGGTGCTGTGCTTGTGGCTCTTCGTTAGGCAAGAagctctgtgtgctctgctcGTGGTTTGGGGCTGAGAGCAAGTATTGCCATAGTGATGGGAAGAGAGGCAAACTGAGGTGGCTCTAAGAGCTGACAGAAGACAGGAGGAAGCCTGATTTCCCTAATTTCCCGGTCTGCTATGCCAAACTTCCAATCCCACTCCCACCTGAGAAGcaaacagcacagggacaggggcagtGGGATGCTCATGTCAGGCTGCTGAGGAAAAAGGGGCCTGTTTTAAAGAATCACTGTTGAGAAGAGCAGCGTTTTCAGTAAGATACAGGACCCAAAGGATCAAGGAGCAGGAGCCTGCTTGCTTCAGGGGCTGAGCCAAGAGGCACTTGCCTGTTCTACGACTCAATCTCTTATTTACAAGTAGCTTGTAGAGCTATTCTGagcagaaggagggagaggaaaatattattttaatctttgcaCAATGTTTGCCCTGATTTAGCGACCTGGGTCCGGCTGTGCACTGAAGCACAGCATAATCAGCACTACACCAACTCAAGGGTCAGTTTTGGCAGATTTTAACAAATTGAGAATCTCAGGTACTGCAGGGATGGGCATTAATGCAAGGCCAGCCAGGGACAAAGCCACTCAGATCAGAACCCCAGAACAAAGGTCGGTGCCTGTGCGGACACCAGCTGAGTGCTGACCTGTTCTGAGAGCCTTTCGAAGCAGAAACCCTCACCTGCTCTTTCCTGAAGTCACCTCCTTGTTTTGCAGATGCGACTGGACAAGGACAAGTTTTATGTAAATCTCGATGTGAAGCATTTCTCCCCCGAGGAGCTCAAAGTGAAGGTGCTCGGGGACATGATAGAGATCCACGGGAAGCACGAGGAGCGCCAGGTACCTCTGATTTAACTGGGCCACTCCCAGCGGGAGCTTCCTCACCTCCGGTGAAACAAGGAGGCTGCAAAACACTCCTCCCCTGGGCTCACCTCACACACttgtcattttttgttttatcagcCGACCCCAATGGAAGATGCTCTGTGCAAACCCCCCCAGCTGatcccaggcagggcagcaagAGGGTGAACATTTATTGCTGATGTTACATGAACTGTGAACCGAGCTGGAAAATCGTCTTTGAAATGGGCATTTTTGGGCCTCCCTCTTTTTGGGGAGAGGCCAGAAATGCAGGGAGGTGTTCAATACACTGACAACAAGCTGTGATAATCAAACCACAGAAGAAACCAGTGCACTGCCCTGTTGTGTAACCTTTCCCAGGCCCAGCTGTGAGTTTCTAACCCTTAAAGGTTGTGCTCTGCTCTCATAATCCCACTTTTTGCTGGCCCTGGAGACCTGGGTGCCAGCTGGGCAGAGAGAAATCCAAAGCCATGTTCAAAGATGGatgaaacagcattttccagCCCCCATATCCCTCCTACCTCCTGTCTCCAGTTCCTTGCTAGAAGGAAGGGAACACTCATGATAAAGTAGCTGGAGTTGCcatatcaaaataataataataataataataataataataataataataatggcaTGTAATCCTGACAGAACTTCTGCAACTTTTTTTTGCTAAGAAcgtaataaaaaaaaataacaataatactccaaataataataataaaaataaaatatccatatataaaaataaatcgaaataatataaaaataataatatgatAACAATATCAatataatagcaataataataatagtaataataataatcctgTAATCCTAGTATagtttctgcaattttttttggGCTAAGAACACAGTCCAGCACTCTAACAGAGATCAGCTCACTGGGGCTCTGCAGACCCTCAGGAGCTGGTGTGGTTGGCACTGCAGGCAGGTCTGGTGCTGCCCCTTGCCCAGAGCCGGGCAGTGAAGCCCAGAGGTGGAACACAaaccctcctcctgccagcagtgTTGGCACCTGCAGGCACCTTCAcccagccagggcagtgcctcCCTTGGGCCAGACTTGGCTCTTTTTAAAGAGGGcatctcattttaaaagctcttttgaCTCCCTGGGAGGTTTTCCTTTGcgggctctgcctgcacagagccCGCGGTTCGGGCGGCGCCGAGCGAGCGCCCCTCACTGTGCCTGTCCCTTCTCCTCCCGAAGGACGAGCACGGCTTCATCGCCAGGGAGTTCAACAGGAAATACAGGATCCCCGACGACGTGGACCCTCTGACCATCACCTCGTCCCTGTCCCTGGACGGGGTGCTGACCGTCAGCGCGCCCAGGAAGGTGAGCGACGTCCCCGAGCGCTCCATCCCCATCACCCGCGAGGAGAAACCGGCCATCGCAGGCGCCCAGAGGAAATAGGGCTGTGCCCACACACAGCCCCCCCCCGGGGCCAGTCCACGGCACCTGGCACCGGGTGCTGAGGGGCTGCTCTTATTATTTATGCCGAGTAAGTTTACTAACGAATAAAACATGAATAAGcagtttgtatttatttgtttggggcGCTGAGGACAAGCGGAGTGGTGGGTCTGAACATGCCTGGTACCATCCTTCCTTACAGCTTGGGGGGCAGGTGTGGCCAGGACAGCTTGTCTTGGTGTCCAGAAGCACCCATCCCACTCCACATTACGTTCTCTAATGTTTTGCAAACATCTAATGCACGAGTCTTCAGTGGTGCCAGAGGATTTCAGAGCGTTTCACAAGCCACAGAAAAGTTTCTCCAGTGGAGATTAAACTGGTAAAACAGCTTCATGACAATTGAAACCCATCTGAAGTGTGGGTATTCGATAACAACTGACTGGAAGACAACTGTATCTTAAATCTCTAGAATGACTCACGTTGTGGAGAAGCATCCAAGTGCTGCAGCCAgttcagagcagctgctgatgaaaactgcagagctgcagttaAACACAGATATCTcccaagaggaggaaaacatcCTGC comes from the Chiroxiphia lanceolata isolate bChiLan1 chromosome 23, bChiLan1.pri, whole genome shotgun sequence genome and includes:
- the CRYAB gene encoding alpha-crystallin B chain — translated: MDITIHNPLIRRPFFSWLAPSRIFDQIFGEHLQESELLPVSPSFSPFLMRSPILRMPSWLETGLSEMRLDKDKFYVNLDVKHFSPEELKVKVLGDMIEIHGKHEERQDEHGFIAREFNRKYRIPDDVDPLTITSSLSLDGVLTVSAPRKVSDVPERSIPITREEKPAIAGAQRK